The following proteins come from a genomic window of Desulfobulbaceae bacterium:
- the traJ gene encoding conjugal transfer transcriptional regulator TraJ → MEKNNKNPTRKERQLRVPVLPEEEALIKEMAASAGLTVAAYLRNVGMGYQIRGILDNKRVEELARINGDLGRLGGLLKLWLTDDIRTAKFGKSTVLRLLAKIEETQGKMHEVMRAVVLPRSK, encoded by the coding sequence ATGGAAAAAAATAATAAAAATCCCACACGAAAAGAACGTCAATTGCGCGTTCCCGTGTTGCCGGAAGAAGAAGCTTTAATCAAAGAAATGGCGGCTTCCGCTGGTTTAACCGTTGCCGCTTATTTACGAAATGTGGGCATGGGTTATCAGATCCGTGGCATCCTGGATAACAAACGTGTGGAAGAATTGGCCCGAATCAATGGTGATCTAGGTCGTCTCGGTGGCCTGTTAAAACTTTGGCTGACCGATGACATTCGTACCGCTAAATTTGGCAAGTCCACCGTTTTGCGATTGTTGGCAAAAATTGAAGAAACACAAGGCAAGATGCATGAAGTCATGCGGGCCGTGGTTCTGCCTCGTTCTAAATAA
- a CDS encoding conjugal transfer protein TraI yields MIAKQVLMKTVNKSSIGGLVKYLTDEQKKNERVGAETVTNCQTDNPQVAVIEILNTQAQNTRATSDKTYHLIVSFRANEQPDETIMRAIETKICEGLSFGEHQRVSVVHHDTDNLHLHIAINKIHPTRYTLHDPYGDYRMLGQLCERLEGEFGLEVDNHQAQRSGSENRAFDMERHAGIESLLGWIKRQCLEEIQNAQSWAELHNAMTTNGLKLQERGNGLVIMDGAGFSVKASSVARDLSKVKLEQRFGAFEAISTEVKQVNNSDHYTQKPMRSRVNTVDLYARYKTEQSTIAESRAVAWAKTMERKDALIATAKRQAKRKRTVIKAIKGAGLGKKLLYAATNKKLIDEIQKINKQYLTERQELYDKGQRLAWADWLRVKATEGDKSALEALRARESAQGLKGNTLAGEGVFGPLEQDSITKKGTVISRVGKMTVRDDGYKLQITRGSNQADLETVLGLVIERSGNRIIVNGSADFKEQIAQAAASAKLPITFDDASLESRRQELIKITKEKTHNEQGRFTNQFRYGNLDGRRHQATTNLNSKDTAASPGRKGLVKPNIARIGQRPPPQSQNRLRGLSELRMVHFASRSEVLLPSDVPNNVELQGAQPNDNVRRNSFGPGLDAVDKYIAERETMRLKVPDVLKHRRFNNDDTGTANFQGIRQIEGQTLALLKRNNEIIVTPIDEKTARSLKRVALSAVVSLKANGSIKTKGRSR; encoded by the coding sequence ATGATTGCGAAACAGGTACTCATGAAAACAGTGAACAAAAGCAGCATCGGCGGGCTGGTGAAATACCTGACTGACGAACAAAAGAAAAACGAACGTGTAGGGGCTGAAACCGTCACCAACTGCCAAACAGATAATCCTCAAGTGGCAGTAATCGAAATATTGAACACCCAGGCCCAAAATACAAGGGCTACATCGGATAAGACCTATCACCTGATTGTCAGTTTTCGCGCTAACGAGCAACCTGATGAAACAATCATGAGAGCCATTGAAACAAAAATTTGTGAAGGGTTGAGCTTCGGTGAACACCAGCGCGTCAGTGTTGTGCATCATGATACTGACAATTTGCACTTGCATATTGCGATTAATAAAATCCATCCGACTCGTTACACACTCCATGATCCGTACGGCGATTATAGAATGTTGGGCCAGCTTTGCGAAAGATTAGAGGGTGAATTTGGTCTTGAGGTTGATAACCATCAAGCACAAAGGAGTGGATCAGAGAACCGAGCTTTCGACATGGAACGACATGCGGGAATTGAAAGCCTTCTTGGTTGGATTAAGCGCCAGTGTTTAGAGGAAATACAAAACGCTCAAAGCTGGGCTGAACTACATAATGCGATGACCACCAACGGTCTTAAATTACAAGAACGTGGAAATGGCCTAGTGATTATGGACGGGGCAGGATTTAGCGTAAAAGCTAGTTCCGTTGCGCGAGACTTATCAAAAGTTAAATTAGAGCAACGGTTTGGGGCCTTTGAAGCTATCTCAACAGAAGTCAAGCAAGTCAACAATAGTGACCACTATACGCAAAAACCAATGCGGTCACGGGTCAATACGGTTGATTTGTATGCAAGATACAAAACCGAGCAAAGCACTATCGCGGAATCCCGCGCCGTTGCCTGGGCCAAAACGATGGAGCGTAAGGACGCTCTTATTGCAACTGCCAAACGTCAAGCAAAACGAAAACGTACTGTGATCAAGGCCATTAAAGGTGCAGGGTTAGGTAAGAAGCTCTTGTATGCCGCAACCAACAAGAAGTTGATCGATGAAATTCAAAAAATCAATAAACAGTATCTGACAGAACGGCAAGAGCTATACGACAAAGGCCAGCGGTTGGCTTGGGCCGATTGGCTACGGGTTAAGGCTACAGAGGGTGACAAATCGGCACTAGAGGCCTTGCGGGCACGGGAGTCAGCCCAAGGCCTTAAAGGGAACACTTTGGCAGGAGAGGGCGTTTTTGGGCCGTTAGAGCAAGACAGCATTACCAAGAAGGGAACGGTTATCTCTCGTGTCGGTAAAATGACCGTGCGCGATGACGGCTACAAGCTACAAATTACGCGAGGTAGTAACCAAGCCGACTTAGAAACGGTCTTAGGCTTGGTCATCGAGCGTTCCGGCAATCGAATCATTGTTAACGGAAGTGCGGATTTTAAGGAACAAATCGCGCAGGCTGCGGCAAGCGCCAAGTTACCCATCACTTTTGATGACGCCTCTTTAGAGAGTCGCCGTCAAGAGCTAATAAAAATCACCAAGGAGAAAACACATAATGAGCAAGGACGATTTACTAATCAATTCCGCTATGGAAACCTTGACGGAAGAAGACACCAGGCAACCACTAACCTCAACAGCAAAGACACCGCTGCAAGCCCCGGAAGAAAAGGTTTGGTTAAGCCCAACATTGCAAGGATTGGACAAAGACCGCCACCCCAAAGTCAGAACCGTTTGCGAGGGTTGTCCGAACTCCGTATGGTTCACTTCGCCAGCCGAAGTGAAGTGTTATTGCCGAGTGATGTTCCTAATAACGTGGAGCTGCAAGGAGCCCAACCAAATGACAATGTGCGACGGAATTCATTTGGGCCAGGACTAGACGCGGTAGATAAATATATTGCCGAGCGCGAGACTATGCGGCTCAAGGTGCCAGATGTGTTGAAGCACAGAAGATTTAATAATGATGATACCGGAACCGCTAATTTTCAAGGTATCAGGCAGATAGAGGGGCAAACGCTGGCACTTTTAAAGCGTAATAATGAAATCATCGTCACACCTATTGACGAAAAAACCGCTCGAAGCCTCAAGCGGGTTGCTCTTTCAGCAGTTGTTTCCCTCAAAGCAAATGGGAGCATCAAAACAAAGGGGAGAAGTCGATGA
- a CDS encoding conjugal transfer protein TraG (type IV secretion system VirD4 family) — MNEKRNNAVGPQVRSRNKGPNKIIPALAGLFVVGGLQAATQYFAYDFNYQTILGANIHQFYAPWGILQWAAKWHDQYSEAFMRAGSIGMVTTSVGLLSLIIMQMVLRNTSKANEYLHGSARWANFKDIRSAGLIPAARTFFQRITKQNNTAGAGVYVGGWVDKKGHQHYLRHNGPEHVLCYAPTRSGKGVGLIIPTLLSWEHSAVITDLKGELWALTSGWRQKYAKNKVLRFEPASINGGVCWNPLDEIRLGTENEVGDVQNLVTLLVDPEGKGLESHWQKTSQALLVGVILHALYKAKANGTIATLPSVDAMLVDPTRDIAKLWVEMTTFSHSNGQNNPIVNASGRDMMDRPEEEAGSVLSTAKSFLALYRDPVVANNVSKSEFKIKDLMHYDNAVSLYIVTQPTDKARLRPLVRIMVNMIVRMLADKMDFKDGRPIINYKHRLLMMLDEFPSLGKLEIMQESLAFLAGYGIKCYLVCQDINQLKSRETGYGHDESITSNCHIQNAFPPNRIETAEHLSKLTGQTTVVKEHLTTSGRRTSALLGQVSRTIQEVQRPLLTPDECLRMPGPVKTDSGDIAEAGDMIVYVTGFPAIYGKQTLYFKDPIFQARASIPAPKKSDILCQVQADDTWGRISL, encoded by the coding sequence ATGAACGAAAAGAGAAATAACGCCGTGGGGCCACAAGTACGATCCAGGAATAAGGGGCCAAATAAAATTATCCCTGCTTTGGCGGGGTTATTTGTCGTTGGTGGGCTACAGGCAGCTACGCAGTATTTCGCATATGATTTCAATTACCAGACGATTTTAGGAGCCAATATTCATCAATTTTATGCCCCTTGGGGAATTCTGCAATGGGCCGCTAAGTGGCATGACCAGTATTCCGAGGCCTTCATGCGGGCGGGTAGTATCGGGATGGTGACGACCAGTGTTGGTTTGTTGAGTTTAATTATCATGCAAATGGTTTTGAGAAATACATCTAAGGCAAATGAATATCTGCATGGTTCGGCTCGATGGGCAAATTTTAAAGATATTCGATCGGCTGGATTAATTCCGGCAGCACGGACCTTTTTTCAAAGAATTACCAAGCAAAATAATACTGCGGGTGCGGGTGTCTATGTCGGTGGTTGGGTAGATAAAAAAGGTCATCAACACTATTTACGTCACAATGGGCCGGAGCATGTCTTGTGTTACGCCCCTACCCGTTCCGGCAAAGGCGTAGGACTAATTATCCCGACATTACTGTCATGGGAACACAGCGCGGTAATAACCGATTTGAAAGGGGAACTCTGGGCGTTAACGTCTGGCTGGCGTCAGAAGTATGCCAAAAATAAGGTGCTTCGTTTTGAGCCTGCCAGTATCAACGGGGGGGTGTGCTGGAATCCCCTAGATGAGATCCGCTTAGGCACTGAAAATGAGGTAGGTGACGTACAAAATCTTGTCACCTTGTTGGTCGATCCAGAGGGTAAAGGCTTAGAAAGTCATTGGCAAAAAACAAGCCAGGCCTTGCTTGTTGGCGTGATCCTGCACGCACTTTACAAGGCTAAGGCCAACGGTACTATAGCGACCTTGCCGAGTGTTGACGCTATGCTGGTTGATCCTACCCGTGATATTGCGAAATTGTGGGTTGAAATGACTACGTTTAGCCATTCCAACGGCCAAAATAATCCGATTGTCAATGCTTCAGGCAGGGACATGATGGATCGACCGGAAGAAGAGGCCGGATCAGTGCTTTCTACAGCCAAGTCTTTTTTAGCTTTGTACCGTGATCCAGTGGTAGCGAACAATGTTAGTAAATCAGAATTCAAGATCAAGGATTTGATGCACTACGATAACGCGGTAAGTCTCTATATTGTCACTCAGCCAACGGATAAAGCTCGACTGAGGCCTTTGGTCCGGATCATGGTGAATATGATTGTGCGGATGCTGGCGGACAAAATGGATTTTAAAGATGGCCGTCCGATTATCAATTACAAACATCGATTGTTGATGATGCTCGATGAGTTTCCCAGCCTTGGAAAACTTGAAATCATGCAAGAGTCATTAGCGTTTTTAGCCGGGTATGGCATTAAATGCTATTTGGTTTGTCAGGATATAAATCAGCTAAAAAGCCGAGAAACAGGATATGGCCATGATGAAAGCATCACTTCAAATTGTCATATCCAGAACGCCTTTCCTCCCAACCGAATTGAAACAGCCGAGCATCTTTCAAAATTGACTGGTCAAACGACTGTAGTTAAGGAGCATCTTACCACCAGTGGTCGCCGCACGAGTGCTTTGCTTGGCCAGGTGTCGCGCACCATCCAGGAAGTGCAGCGGCCTTTGCTCACTCCAGACGAATGTCTGCGGATGCCGGGGCCGGTGAAAACTGATAGTGGAGACATTGCCGAGGCTGGCGACATGATAGTGTATGTCACTGGCTTTCCGGCAATATACGGAAAACAAACCTTGTATTTCAAAGACCCTATTTTCCAGGCGCGGGCTTCCATTCCGGCACCGAAAAAAAGTGATATTTTATGTCAGGTGCAAGCGGATGATACATGGGGAAGGATTTCACTATGA
- the traF gene encoding conjugative transfer signal peptidase TraF: MKPLWKRIETSVVIGGIGLLVLGMGCYEAGARINTTRSIPVGLYWTSKKLIDKVDKGDYVFFCPPENDIFFMAKERGYISFGVCPGNYGYMMKQVLAVENDVVTVADEGVRVNGNLLPLSAVRKVDKSGRPLKGYQPNSFTLENSEVLLMSDVNNLSFDGRYFGPINRLQIKAVINPVITW, from the coding sequence ATGAAGCCGTTATGGAAACGCATTGAAACCAGTGTAGTTATTGGTGGGATTGGGTTGTTGGTGTTGGGTATGGGTTGCTATGAAGCCGGGGCGCGTATCAACACTACCCGAAGTATTCCGGTGGGCTTGTATTGGACAAGTAAAAAACTAATAGATAAAGTTGATAAAGGCGATTATGTATTTTTCTGTCCACCGGAAAACGATATATTTTTTATGGCTAAAGAACGGGGTTATATCAGTTTTGGTGTTTGTCCTGGTAATTACGGATATATGATGAAACAGGTGTTAGCCGTTGAAAACGATGTTGTAACCGTTGCCGATGAAGGTGTCAGGGTGAACGGAAATTTGTTGCCGCTCAGTGCTGTTCGGAAAGTTGATAAGAGCGGGAGACCGTTGAAGGGGTATCAGCCAAATAGCTTCACGCTAGAAAATTCCGAGGTCTTGCTTATGTCCGATGTGAACAACCTTTCTTTTGATGGGCGTTATTTTGGCCCTATTAATCGTTTACAGATCAAGGCCGTAATTAATCCGGTCATAACTTGGTAG
- a CDS encoding conjugal transfer protein TraD translates to MGKGPLGEEAITPPDMSNLEVLHEKLDDAATPGFHQAEFDPDEAERAGAFEEDALSEEDALNSVTDLG, encoded by the coding sequence ATGGGAAAAGGCCCTCTTGGTGAGGAAGCTATAACCCCTCCGGATATGAGTAACCTTGAAGTATTACACGAAAAACTTGATGATGCGGCTACACCGGGCTTTCATCAAGCCGAGTTTGACCCTGATGAGGCAGAGCGGGCGGGCGCTTTTGAAGAGGACGCATTGAGTGAAGAAGATGCGTTAAATAGTGTAACGGACTTAGGTTAA